TTTCTTTTTCTAGGTCTCTTTGCTGTTTTGGCAGGCTCGTCGATACTTTTGCGTCTCACGTCAACTTATAACGATTCTTACACGCTTTCCGGATTTCATGTTCAGAAGCAGGGGCTCAGTAGTTTGCTGTTGGTCCTGGCCCTGCTTACAGTTTCTATTTCGGGCTATGTCAATGCCAAGAGTAAGGCATCCAGAGTAACGTTGTTAGTTTCCGCTGGAGGCTTGCTCCTTATTACAGTGTTATTCGTTCCGCCGGAAATGATCAAATTTAATCAGCGGGTAAATAATGGAACTTTAGTTGAAAGACCTGGGAGCCTCAATCCACTCATGATGTCCGCCTACAAAGGGGATCTTCGGGAAATGGAAAGACTGATCAAAAACGGCGCAAAGGTCAATGCCCGAAACGATGTCAACAATACGGCGCTTCATTTTGCCGCGGGAGCCACCCCCATTCAGAATCAAATATATCGTGGAAGCCCTGAAGCGGTGACCTATCTCATTGAGCACGGAGCGGATGTAAACGCTCAAAACAATGCGAAGATCACTCCTTTGATGGACGCGGTTTATAACAATAACTTGGAAAGTCTCAAAATCCTCATAGCTCGCGGAGCCGACGTAAATAAGATGTCCCGGTACAATGAGACCGCTTTAAGCGCAGCGATGATTCGCGCCTCTGGCCGCGCTGACACCTTCGGCAACCGATATCGCGACATGGCCATTGAACTACTCCGGCACGGCGCAGACCCCAATTTCAAGGACTTTACAGGCCGTACCCCTCTGCAAACGGCAGAGAAGTTTCACGAAGTCGGTTTAGCAAGAGAACTCAAAGAGCACGGAGCAAAATAGGGATTTATAGGTTGAGCCGAGCTTCGCGAGAAACCTTGCCAGGGAACCTAATTTGATTCGTTTTCACACCGTGTGCGTTGGTGTGGCTCTCGAAGCGGTCAGTCTGCTCGTGCCCGCGGCGAGCGCCGCCGGTGCCGCCGAGTGCATGGACCGGTTCCCTGAAGGGCGGTACGGGATCCCCCGCGCCCATCCGGTGATTGCGTCCGGGAAGGCAAGCGTCGACGGGTACTCGCCGCTCTACGTCCGTACGCAGGCTGTGGCGATCACCAAGCCCGAGGACTGCAAGTACGTCTACACGTTCGACGTCTTCCGGCTCGTGGAGTCGCCGACCGCGCTGCTCGCCGGATGCATCGGCGACTTCGACGGCAACGGCCAGCCTGACGTGGCGCTCCTGATGAAACGGCAGAGCGACGGGCGGGTCGTGCCAGTCGTCTTCCGGTCACAGGGAGTGGGATACGACATCACGCTGATCGACGACATTACAGACCCGTACGGGTTCAATGAGGATCCGAGCGTGTGGCCCGGGCCGTTCTGCCATCCGAAACCTCCGAGCGGAGTCTTCGAGTCGGTGGTGGGAGGCAAGGTGACGGTCGTGGGCGATCTCTTCACCATCGGCTGGAAAACGTACTTCTGGAACAGGGCCACCAGCCGCTTCGATGCGATCCTGACGAGCGACTGACGAGCAGCGTGACGGCGCGCACGATAGGAACGTGACCCTCCGGAGACGGAGTATTGCCATGCCAACTCGTCGGGCTTCAGCGGGCAGAGCCTACTCGATCTTGCGCCCGAAAGAAGGAAATGCGGGCTTAAGCGCCTCTCGCCCCGCGACCGCGAGCGCATTCTCGCGGTCCTCGCCGCGACGCGCGACGACCCCATCCAGGGAGACATCGAGCATCTCAAGAATCAACCATAAATGCCTCATCAAGAAGTCTTGGGTCTTGCTTCTCGCAACGGTGGCCTTGGCCCAAAGCGCCGGCGCCGCCAGCGCGTTCCTCGACCTTCAGACGCCGACGGGGACGATTCACGGGACGCTCGAGATCCCCCGAGGCCCGGCGCCCATTCCGATCGCGCTCCTGTGTGCCGGTTCCGGCCCCACCGATCGCGACGGCAACGACTCGGCCGGCAAGAATAACAGCCTCAAGCTGCTCGCCGAGGGGTTGGCCGAGCATGGGATCGCCACGCTCCGGTTCGACAAGCGCGGAGTCGGAGCGAGCCGAGCGGCGGCGCCGCGAGAAGAAGGCCTTCGGTTCGATGTGTACGTCGATGACGCCGTTGCCTGGATCGATCAGCTCCGGCGTAACCCCCGGTTCAAGGGGCTCGCGGTCGTCGGTCACAGCGATGGCGCCTTGGTCGGCATCGTTGCGGCGACCCGAGTCGCCGTCGACACCATTGTCGCCATCAGCGGCGCCGGCCGGCCGGCCGATGACGTTCTGCTCGACCAACTGACGAGGCAACTCGCGAGCCAGCCCCGTGCACTGGAGGAAGCGCGGCGCATCCTCGGGGAGCTCAGAGCGGGGCGTACCGTCCCCAAGGTCGATGCGGGCTTTGCCGCACTCTTCCGGCCCAGCGTCCAGCCGTATCTGATCTCGTGGTTCCGCTACGACCCCACGCGCGAGCTGGCGAAATTGACGATCCCCGTCCTGATCGTCCACGGAACGACGGATCTCCAGCTCAACACTACTGAAGCTCGAGCTCTGACTCGCGCCAAGCCCGATGCCCGGCTGGAGATCATCGAAGGGATGAATCACGTCCTCAAGATCGCGCCGGGTGATGCGCAGGCCAACCTCGCGACTTACACCAACCCCACGCTGCCGCTGGCGCCAGAATTGGTCGAGACCGTGGCCAAGTTCCTGAGACAAGCTTGGGGTCTTTGAACGAGGGTAAGACCCGGTGGCTGACCGCGCCGATCCTGGCTGCACATTCGCGCTGCGCCGATTCCGGGAATAGCACGGTATCGCCTCGAGGGAGATCCGACCCGTGCGGCCGGCGCGCGATGCTCATCGAGCTCGTCGCCCTCTCACGGCTCATGCCGGATTCGCCGGCACTGAGAAAGCGCGTGCGGAACATACTCGACCACCTGACGTGCAAGCGAGACCACGAGAAGAAGATTGAGTTCAGGGATGGGAAGTATATTGGGGCAATGTCTCCCGAAGACGCAGGAAAGGCAGCAGCGCGTAGCATCCGGAAAGGTGACGCAGAGGTTCTTCTCCTTGCCGGGCATATGACCTTCCTGTTATAGAGTCTGTGAGACAGGAACGACGTTCTCCATACACTGACGCCACCTTCACCGCGGCGCGGGGCGGCTGTCGACAGCCGACAGTAAAGGATGAGCGGTCTGAGGGAGTTCGTGGGGATCCTCGACACGCTGAACCTGGACGCGCATTTTTGGCTCATCGTGTGTTTGATTGTCGCTTTCGGTGGTTTGGGCGGACTGGTGAACTATTGCCTCCGAGGAGTGGAGGAGAAGAACAAGCCGACGACGTTGTTGCGGGCCGTCGTCGTCGGCGTGGGCGCCTCGTTCCTTGTCCCGCTCTTTCTCAACATGATCTCGAGTGATCTCCTGGCTGGAAGTAGGACCGACAGCCTGAAGGTCCTCGTCTTTGCTGGGTTCTGTCTTGTCGCAGCAATTTCCGCTCGCGCCTTCATCACGTCCCTGACGGACAAAGTCGTAAGGGAGTTGAAGGAAAAGGCGGACGCCGCGGGACAACGAGCCATGGTGGCTGACCAGAAAGCGACGGGTGCCGTTGAAACCTCGGCGGAACCCGCGGCACCGGCGAGGTCCGTTCCGCGGCACGAGGGCGCCGACGTCCGCCACAGCATCGCCGACCTCTTCAAGATCGACCCGGAAGACGAGCGACTGCTGAAAATGCTGCGCGATAGCAAGTATAAGTTCCGCACGGTCGAAGGGCTCGCCAGTGAGAGCAGCATGGACCCGCTGGTCGTGAACAACCGACTGGTGCGACTTCAGAACATAGGGTACGTAGGAACCGTCGAGAGTGGCGGCAGGAAACTGTGGTACATCACCGGGGACGGGCGGTCGGCGTTGACTGATGGATGACTCAAACACGGGTTCGAAAGCCGCTGGGCCACGAGTCATTCTCAAAAACGGACGGAGACTCCGCTGAGCAAGTGGTGGGTGCTCAGGTGGGTCCTGAACGTGATCTCCCTGGAGTCGAGCGCCGCCCGGATGTGGGTGTGTCGATACTCGCTGAAAACGCCGATGTTCCGCGTGAACTCCCAGAGCACTCCGGCTCCCACTTGCACGCCATGGGTCGCGCGCGTATCGAACCCCTCAAGATGCTGAATGTACAACCCCGGTCCCGCCGTCACGTACGGCTGGAGCCGGCCATTCGGGAAGTTCGTGCTCTCGAGCATCGGCCACCGGAACATCAAGTCGAAGCAGGCCGCGGTGATGAAAAGATCAACCTCCCGAAGCTTCACCGGCCCGGCGCCCGACACGTTGATTGGGACCCCGAACAGCGCCCCCCTCGTGTCGGTGATCGTTCCCTTGCCCATCTTGGTCTGGGAGCTGATGTCTGGTCGAAAGTGGGACACGTCGAGGCCAAGCCCGAAGAACTTGACCGACTCGAACCAATACCCGCCGCGGCCGCCCACCGAAAACGATTTGTCGTAGCTGACATTCTTGACGAAGCCGGCCACGGCCACGCCATCAAGCTTCCCGTCGAGGGAGAAGCGATGGCGCTCGGTGAAGGCCGCGCCACTGTACAGGTCAGTGAACCACTCCGCGGCTGTCGGATGCACGCCGACGACGAGCGAGACAAGCGTGGCCGCTATTGCGACAGACGACTTAGCGGGCACCATCCGCGGGACGGCCCTCCTGGGACCCAAATACTATCGACTTCAGCGCCTGTTTTGAGAGGAACTTTTTCGAGCGCCGCGTTTGAGGCGCGATCGGGACATGAAGTTGAGCTTGAATCAATCTTCGTCTTCGTTCTCGTCGCCCTCGTCTTCATCATCTTCGTCATAATGATCGTCATCTTCATCGTACCCATCAGGTCGATTATCCTCGTCGCCGTCCTCGGCTTCTCCTAGCTCCTCATCCAGGATCTCGTCCACGCGCGCCTCCACAGCGCGCTCCGACTCCTTCCCGGTGAGTGCTGCTTCGAGCTCTCCTTTGACTCGCCGTAGGATGCTCCGCCGGTCGCGGGGGTCGAGATCGTCCACCTCCTGCAGGGCATCGCACGCGAAATCCGTCCCGTGCTCGAACAGCGCTGCGACTCGTTCCTCCTCCTCCTGCTGCGCCTGTTCCTGACTCACGCGCTGTTCGGCCGCCCGCCGTGCCTCCTCTCGCTGGCGCTCGGCGCGGTCCGCGTCCTCCCGCAACCGGGTCTGTTGGTGCTCCTGCTCCTCGCGGCGCCGGCGCTCCTCGAGTCGTTTGGCCTCATCCTGCGCTTCCATCACCGGGCGATAGTGCGTGTCGCGGATCCCCTCGGCGAGGGCCACCAGCTCCCACTCCGCCAGCTCCTCCACGGCGCGGGCCGCCAGCTCGCGCTCGATCTCCATGAGCGCCCGGGCTCTGATCTCTGCCGGAACGGTATAGCCGGGGGACGACCAGCGTCCGACGACCTGGTCCTTGATGCGCTGGATGAGCTGCCGGCGCCGGTGCTTCAGGGCCTCTGCGGCCTCCTGCTTGCCCCGCTTCTCTTCGGCCTCGAGGAACGCGTTGAGCTCTGTCCACGCTGGCGCGTCATCGCGGGGCGCCCGGCGCTCGGTCTCCAGCACGGGTCGCTGCTCGAGATCGACGGGATCGACCCCTGCTTGAGGGTCCTCTGCCTTAGGCACGGACCTGCCTATAGGCAGGCTGCCTATAGGCGCGCTGCCTAAAGGCAGAAACCGACTGAGAGGTCCTGTTCTTCCCTGACGCCGCCGGTAATTCGGGCAGTGCCGCAAGTGCGCACGGACGGCTTGCGCGTTGCTGAATTGTCCACCGCAGAAACCACACCGTGCCATTGTTTCCTCCTCCAGTGTTGCGGTCAACGAATAGCGGGTTGGATCGTGGTGCACGAGGACGGTTGGGGGCGACTGCACGCCTTCGGCTCGAGGACGCCCAGGTCAGCACGGCCCCCCCGGGCATCGGGGCAGCGTTTGAAAACGTCGCTGACGGGTTTGTAAACGCCTTCAATGGCCATTGGTGGAGAGCTTCCGGGCCAGCCGATGGGCCAGGGCGGGCGAGATGGTGAGACGGCGCCCGATCGCGCGATAACTGAATCCCTCACCTCGGAGCGCGAGGACCTGGTCCGCGCTGACGGCAGTACGAGGCCGGCCTACTACCTTTCCGAGGGCCCTGGCGCGCTGCAGTCCGGACCGGATGCGGTCGCCGATCAAGGCGCGCTCGAACTGCCCAATGGCGGCCATGACGTGGAAGACCAGCTCACCCGCTGGGGTCGAGGTATCCACGTCCTCTTTGATTGAGACGAAGGCCACATGGCAGCGGCGAAGGTGCTCGAGCGTCTCGACGAGCTGCTTCACCGACCTCGCCGCGCGATCGAAGCGCTGGACGATGACCGCCGCAAACGTTCTGCGCGCGGCGTCGGCCAGCAACCGGCGGAACTCGGGACGGTTCTCCTTGGCTCCCGACGCCACATCGGCATACGTGGACACGAGGGTCCACCCACGCAGAGCGACGTGCTGCCGGATCTCAGCGAACTGGACTTCAAGATCCTGATGCTGGGTGCTGACTCGGGCATACGCGGCGACGTGCATCGCGTTCACGCCGTGCAGGTGTGCGCCCGTGAGTGTTGGATCGGAAGGACGCGGACGAGGGCGGTGCGGGGTTTACCGCGAAGCGCTACAGAACTACGGCCAGAGCAAGGAGGCGCCGCAGGACCCGCCCGAGGAGCAGCGGTCCCGGCCATCAGGCAGCTCGGGGGCGCACGCCTCCTCGCAGGGGAATGGCCAATCTAAAGCGGGCGGGTCCCCTTGGGGCCACCATCCCGCCGGGCCAGGGTAAATCCCGTAGACGATCTTTCAGGTATTCACCTGAATCGTATTGAGGGATTTCCCTACTTTCCAGAAAGCGAATGGCCTCGTAGCGTCGAGGTATCGATGTCGATCGTCTCACCGCCGAACAGGTGAAGCTCGTGGGCGACATCGGCGCCTCGGAGGCCGTCGCCAAGACGTAGCTCGTCGCCTCTCTCGTCGCGTGGGGGCGGGAGCAGGACGACCCTGTCCCGCCGGTGCCCCGGGTCGCGTCGGCCCGGCACTGAGCAGCCTTGCGAGAGAACCGCAGAATGGGTGCGCTTCGCGTTCCCCTCGTGCCGTGGGACCTCCTGGTCCTTACCGGGATTTACTTCGTCGCCGGCAAGGTCGGGCTGATGCTGGCGTTCGTGCACCCCAGCGCCACGGCGGTGTGGCCGCCCACCGGCATCGCGCTCGCGGCGACCCTGCTGCTCGGCTACCGGGTGTGGCCCGCGCTCCTCCTCGGCGCGTTCCTGGTGAACGTCACGACGGAGGGATCGGTCTGGACGTCGCTCGGCATCGCCACCGGGAACACGCTCGAGGGGCTCCTCGGCGGCTGGCTCGTCACCCGGTACGCCGGCGGTCGCGACGTCTTCGCACGCGCGAGGGACATCGTCAAGTTCGCAACTCTTGCCGGGCTCGCGAGCACGGCGGTGAGCGCGACGATCGGCGTGGCGAGTCTGTCGCTCGGGGGCTACGCGAGCTGGGATCGCTTCGGGGCCATCTGGTTCACTTGGTGGCTCGGAGACGTCGCGGGCGCACTCGTGGTCGCGCCGGTGCTGATCCTCTGGGGGAGCGACTCCACCGTGCGATGGACCCGGGCGCGTGTGCTCGAGCTCGCGCTGCTGCTCGGCGGCGTGGTCCTGGTCGGCGGGAGCGTGTTCGTCGGCCTGGCGTGGCCCTGGGTGCGGGACTATCCGCTCGAGTTCCTGTGCATCCCGTTCCTCGTCCTGGCCGCGTTCCGGTACGGCCAGCGGGAGGCGGCGACGTGCGTCGCCCTCCTCGCCGCGATCGCGATCTGGGGGACGCTGCACGGCTCCGGGCCCTTCGTCCGGGTCTCTCCGAACGAATCGCTCCTGCTGCTCCAGGCCTTCATGGGCACGATGGTCCTGATGACGCTGCTCCTGGCGGCGGTCGTGACGCAGCACGCGCGGGTCGAAGCGGCGCTGGCCCACGTCGCCGCGATCGTCGAGTCCTCGGACGACGCGATCATCGGCAAGACGCTCGACGGCGTCATCACCAGCTGGAACGCCGGGGCCGAGCGGCTCTACGGCTACGCGGCCCGGGAGGTGATCGGGTGGCCGATCGCACTCATCAGTCCGCGGGACCTCGACCACGAGCTGCCGATGATCCTGGAACGGCTCGCACGGGGCGGGCGAATCGACCATCGCGAGACGGTGCGGGTGACGCGGGGCGGGCGACGGCTCGACGTGTCCATCACCGTGTCGCCGGTCCGCAACGCGGAGGGGCGGATCGTCGGCGCGTCGTCCATCGCGCGCGACATCACGCACCGGAAGGAGATGGAGAAGGCCATCCGGGAGCGCGACGCCCTCCGGTACGTCGCGAGCCTCGCCGCCGCGGCCGCGCACGAGATCAACAATCCCCTCGCGGTCATCATGGGCCAGGCGCAGCTGCTCCAGCACGCGGTGGACCCGGAGGCGCGCCGGCGGATCGACGAGATCCTCGAGGCGACCCGGCGGATCGAGGCGATCGTGGCCCGGCTGAAGCAGATCGACCGGCTGGAGCTGGCCGAGGCGCCGCCGTACCTGCCGGAGATGCTCGACCTCGGGAAGTCGAGCTCGGACTGCTAGGGCGGGCATTCGGGAAGAGCAAAGTCCTCCCCACCGGTACGCGCAGCGGCCATTCTCAGTACAATCACGGGAAGCCCATGGCCCGCAACATGACGGACTACGCGGCGACCTGCCGGAGCTTCCGGCTCCCCACGCCCGAGCGCTTCAACTGGGCGTTCGACACGTTCGACGGCTGGGCGCGCGACCCGGCGAAGCTCGCCCTCCTCTGGGTGGCCGCCGACGGCCAGCCCCGGCGCTTCACGTACGCCGAGCTGGCGGAGCGCTCCCGCCGCTTCGCGAACGCCCTCGCCGGGCTCGGCGTGGCGGCCGGCGAGCGCGTGTTCATCATGCTGCCGCGCGTCCATCAGTGGTGGGAGATCGTCCTGGGCTGTATCCGCGCCCGCGCGGTGTCCGTGCCGGGCACGACGCTGCTCACGACCAAGGACATCGAGTACCGGCTCAACATCGCCGAGGCGTCGGTCGTCATCACCGACGAGGACAACCAGGAGAAGATCGAGCGGGTCCTCCCCCGATGTCCGACGGTCAAGCACCGGATCGTCGTCGGGCGCGGCGGCGGCTGGCATGAGTACGAGCCGCTGCTCCGGCGCGCGTCGCCGCAGATGGCGCACCCGCGGAACGCGAGCGGCGACCCGATGATGATCTATTTCACCTCGGGCACCACCGGCTATCCGAAGATGGTGCTCCACACACACGCCTCCTATCCCATCGGCCACGTGATCACCGGCAAGTTCTGGCTCGACAACACGCCGGACGACCTCCACTGGACGATCTCCGACACCGGGTGGGCCCAGGCGGCGTGGACGTGTCTCTTCGCGCCGTGGAACATGGGCGCCGCGCTCTTCGTCTGGGACGCGCGCGGGAAGAAGTTCGAGCCCGAGGAGACGCTCACGATGTTCGAGCGCTTCCCGATCACGACCTTCTTCGCGCCCCCGACGGCGTACCGCATGCTGGTCCAGGAGCCGTTGAAGAAGTACAGGTTCCCCACGCTCCGCCACTGCCTCGGCGCGGGCGAGGCGGTGAACCCCGAGGTCATCGCGGCGTGGAAGGAGGGCACGGGGCACCACATCTACGAGGGCTACGGCCAGACCGAGACCGTGCTCGTGGCCGCGACGTTCCCCGCGACGCCGTGGAAGCCGGGCTCGATGGGCCCGGCCGCCCCGGGCCACCGGCTCGCGATCGTCGACGAGGCCGGCCGCGAGCTGCCCCGCGGCACCGAAGGGGACATCGCGATCGCGGTCAAGCCGGAGCGGCCGGTCGGGATGTTCAGGGAGTACTGGAAGAACCCCGAGGCGACGGCGAACTGCCACCGCGGCGACTGGTACGTCACCGGCGACCGCGCGTCCATGGACGAGGACGGCTACATCTGGTTCGTGGGTCGCGCCGACGACGTGATCAATAGCGCGTCCTATCGCATCGGCCCGTTCGAGGTGGAATCGGCGCTGGTCGAGCACCCGGCCGTGCAGGAGGCGGCGGTCATCGGCAAGCCCGACGCGCTGCGCGGCGAGATCGTGAAGGCGTTCGTCGTGCTCGCGCCGGGATACCCGCCGACCGACGCGCTCGTGGGCGAGCTGCAGGAGCACGTGAAGACCGTGACCGCGCCCTACAAGTACCCGCGCGAGATCGAGTTCGTCCCCGACCTGCCGAAGACCATCTCGGGCAAGATCCGGCGCACGGAGCTGCGGCAGATGGAACGCGCCAGGGCGACGAAGGGCTGAGCGGTGGGACGGCGCCTCTTCTCCGATGAGCACGAGATGCTCCGCAAGAGCATCCGCGCCTTCGTCGAGAAGGAGGTCACGCCCCACGTCCGCGAGTGGGAGGACGCCGGCCGGATCCCGCGCTCGCTCTGGCGGCGCCTCGGCGAGCTCGGCTTCCTCGGCCTCGAGTTCCCGACGGAGTACGGCGGCGGCGGCGGCGACGTCCTCTCGAGCGTCGTCCTCGGCGAGGAGATGGCGCGGTGCCGCTCGGGCGGCGTCGCCTTCAGCGTCCTCGTGCACACGGACATGTCCTCGCCGTGGCTGACCCGCTTCGGCACGGACGCCCAGAAGCGGCGGTACCTCCCGCGGATCATCGCCGGCGAGCTGGTCTGCGCGCTGGCGATCACCGAGCCCGGCACCGGGTCCGACATGGCGGCGCTCGCGACGCGCGCCGAGCGGCGCGGCGACCACTACGTCCTGACGGGCAGCAAGATGTTCATCACCAACGGCGTCTACGGCGATCTCTACTTCGTCGCGGCGCGCACCGCGCCGGGCACGCCCGGCCGCCGCCACGACGGCCTCTCGATGTTCCTCGTCGAGCGCGGGCTCCCGGGCTTTGCGGTGAGCCGCAAGCTCGACAAGATGGGCATGCGGGCCTCCGACACCGCCGAGCTCGCGTTCCAGGACTGCCCGGTCCCCGCGGAGAACCTGCTCGGCGTCGAGGGGCGCGGCTTCCAGCAGCTCGCGGCCGGCCTCCAGCGCGAGCGCCTGATGGCGGCCGTGCTCGCGGTCTCCGGGGCCGCGCAGGCGCTCGAGGACACGCTCGCCTACCTGCGCGAGCGCACGGCGTTCGGCGAGCCGCTCGCCGCCCGGCAGGCGCTGCGCCACCGCGTCGCCGACCGCGCGACCGACCTCGAGGCCGCGCGGGCGCTCGTCGACCACGCCGCGTCGCTCTACGCCGGCGGCGAGGAGTGCGTGACCGAGGTCTCCATGGCGAAGCTCTTCGCCACGGAGGTCGCGAACAAGGTCGCCTACGACGCCGTGCAGCTGCACGGCGGCTACGGCTACATGCGCGAGTTCCCGGTGGAGGGGTTCTTCCGCGACGTCCGGCTCTGGACCATCGCCTCCGGCACGTCCGAGATCATGCGCGAGATCATCGCGAAGCGCTTGCCGCTCTGAGCCCGCGCGCCGGTTGACACGCGCGGTCAGTTGGTATGCAATCTCCCCGCCCGCGGCACGACCGCCGCGGGATCGTCGCGACCACACGCAAAGGAGGCCGGAGATGAGGCATCCCGGAGCCGCCGTCGCCCTCGTGCTGGTGCCCCTGCTCCTCCTCGCGACGCCCGCGCCCGCCCAGGACGTCGTGAAGATCGGCCAGATCGAGGCGCAGACGGGCGCCAACGCGATCTACGGCTGGATGTCCTCCCAGGGCGCCGCGCTCGCCGTGGACGAGATCAACCGCGCCGGCGGCTTCACGGTCGGCGGCAAGACGTACAAGATCCAGCTCATCGCCCTCGACACGCGCGGCGAGCCCAAGGAAGCGACGGTGCAGCTCAAGCGCCTGATCGAGGTCGACGGCGTGAAGTACATCTTCGGGCCGTTCCTGTCGAACGTCTTCCTCGCCATCCGGCCGTACGCCGCGGAATTCAACGGCAAGATCCTCATGTGGGGCGGCGCGACGCGGATCCACGACTACGTCGGCACGCCCGGGCACGAGTTCCTGATGCGGACGTGGAACTGGGACGCGGGCCCGAGCGGCTTCGGCGAGCTGATGGTCGACAACCTCGTCAAGAGCACGGGCGCGAAGAAGATCGCCATGCTCTTCCAGAACGATCAGGGCGGCAAGGTGCTCGAAGACATCTACGGGCCGATGTTCAAGAAGAAGGGGATCGACTACCGCCTCGAATATTTCGAGCCCGGGACGAAGGACTTCTCGGCGGTCCTGGCCAAGATCGCCGTGTGGAAGCCCGACTTCCTCTT
This genomic interval from Candidatus Methylomirabilota bacterium contains the following:
- a CDS encoding ankyrin repeat domain-containing protein, coding for FLFLGLFAVLAGSSILLRLTSTYNDSYTLSGFHVQKQGLSSLLLVLALLTVSISGYVNAKSKASRVTLLVSAGGLLLITVLFVPPEMIKFNQRVNNGTLVERPGSLNPLMMSAYKGDLREMERLIKNGAKVNARNDVNNTALHFAAGATPIQNQIYRGSPEAVTYLIEHGADVNAQNNAKITPLMDAVYNNNLESLKILIARGADVNKMSRYNETALSAAMIRASGRADTFGNRYRDMAIELLRHGADPNFKDFTGRTPLQTAEKFHEVGLARELKEHGAK
- a CDS encoding alpha/beta fold hydrolase, translating into MALAQSAGAASAFLDLQTPTGTIHGTLEIPRGPAPIPIALLCAGSGPTDRDGNDSAGKNNSLKLLAEGLAEHGIATLRFDKRGVGASRAAAPREEGLRFDVYVDDAVAWIDQLRRNPRFKGLAVVGHSDGALVGIVAATRVAVDTIVAISGAGRPADDVLLDQLTRQLASQPRALEEARRILGELRAGRTVPKVDAGFAALFRPSVQPYLISWFRYDPTRELAKLTIPVLIVHGTTDLQLNTTEARALTRAKPDARLEIIEGMNHVLKIAPGDAQANLATYTNPTLPLAPELVETVAKFLRQAWGL
- a CDS encoding YEATS-associated helix-containing protein translates to MSGLREFVGILDTLNLDAHFWLIVCLIVAFGGLGGLVNYCLRGVEEKNKPTTLLRAVVVGVGASFLVPLFLNMISSDLLAGSRTDSLKVLVFAGFCLVAAISARAFITSLTDKVVRELKEKADAAGQRAMVADQKATGAVETSAEPAAPARSVPRHEGADVRHSIADLFKIDPEDERLLKMLRDSKYKFRTVEGLASESSMDPLVVNNRLVRLQNIGYVGTVESGGRKLWYITGDGRSALTDG
- a CDS encoding outer membrane beta-barrel protein, which translates into the protein MVPAKSSVAIAATLVSLVVGVHPTAAEWFTDLYSGAAFTERHRFSLDGKLDGVAVAGFVKNVSYDKSFSVGGRGGYWFESVKFFGLGLDVSHFRPDISSQTKMGKGTITDTRGALFGVPINVSGAGPVKLREVDLFITAACFDLMFRWPMLESTNFPNGRLQPYVTAGPGLYIQHLEGFDTRATHGVQVGAGVLWEFTRNIGVFSEYRHTHIRAALDSREITFRTHLSTHHLLSGVSVRF
- a CDS encoding recombinase family protein — its product is MHVAAYARVSTQHQDLEVQFAEIRQHVALRGWTLVSTYADVASGAKENRPEFRRLLADAARRTFAAVIVQRFDRAARSVKQLVETLEHLRRCHVAFVSIKEDVDTSTPAGELVFHVMAAIGQFERALIGDRIRSGLQRARALGKVVGRPRTAVSADQVLALRGEGFSYRAIGRRLTISPALAHRLARKLSTNGH
- a CDS encoding MASE1 domain-containing protein translates to MGALRVPLVPWDLLVLTGIYFVAGKVGLMLAFVHPSATAVWPPTGIALAATLLLGYRVWPALLLGAFLVNVTTEGSVWTSLGIATGNTLEGLLGGWLVTRYAGGRDVFARARDIVKFATLAGLASTAVSATIGVASLSLGGYASWDRFGAIWFTWWLGDVAGALVVAPVLILWGSDSTVRWTRARVLELALLLGGVVLVGGSVFVGLAWPWVRDYPLEFLCIPFLVLAAFRYGQREAATCVALLAAIAIWGTLHGSGPFVRVSPNESLLLLQAFMGTMVLMTLLLAAVVTQHARVEAALAHVAAIVESSDDAIIGKTLDGVITSWNAGAERLYGYAAREVIGWPIALISPRDLDHELPMILERLARGGRIDHRETVRVTRGGRRLDVSITVSPVRNAEGRIVGASSIARDITHRKEMEKAIRERDALRYVASLAAAAAHEINNPLAVIMGQAQLLQHAVDPEARRRIDEILEATRRIEAIVARLKQIDRLELAEAPPYLPEMLDLGKSSSDC
- a CDS encoding AMP-binding protein, encoding MARNMTDYAATCRSFRLPTPERFNWAFDTFDGWARDPAKLALLWVAADGQPRRFTYAELAERSRRFANALAGLGVAAGERVFIMLPRVHQWWEIVLGCIRARAVSVPGTTLLTTKDIEYRLNIAEASVVITDEDNQEKIERVLPRCPTVKHRIVVGRGGGWHEYEPLLRRASPQMAHPRNASGDPMMIYFTSGTTGYPKMVLHTHASYPIGHVITGKFWLDNTPDDLHWTISDTGWAQAAWTCLFAPWNMGAALFVWDARGKKFEPEETLTMFERFPITTFFAPPTAYRMLVQEPLKKYRFPTLRHCLGAGEAVNPEVIAAWKEGTGHHIYEGYGQTETVLVAATFPATPWKPGSMGPAAPGHRLAIVDEAGRELPRGTEGDIAIAVKPERPVGMFREYWKNPEATANCHRGDWYVTGDRASMDEDGYIWFVGRADDVINSASYRIGPFEVESALVEHPAVQEAAVIGKPDALRGEIVKAFVVLAPGYPPTDALVGELQEHVKTVTAPYKYPREIEFVPDLPKTISGKIRRTELRQMERARATKG
- a CDS encoding acyl-CoA dehydrogenase family protein, which codes for MGRRLFSDEHEMLRKSIRAFVEKEVTPHVREWEDAGRIPRSLWRRLGELGFLGLEFPTEYGGGGGDVLSSVVLGEEMARCRSGGVAFSVLVHTDMSSPWLTRFGTDAQKRRYLPRIIAGELVCALAITEPGTGSDMAALATRAERRGDHYVLTGSKMFITNGVYGDLYFVAARTAPGTPGRRHDGLSMFLVERGLPGFAVSRKLDKMGMRASDTAELAFQDCPVPAENLLGVEGRGFQQLAAGLQRERLMAAVLAVSGAAQALEDTLAYLRERTAFGEPLAARQALRHRVADRATDLEAARALVDHAASLYAGGEECVTEVSMAKLFATEVANKVAYDAVQLHGGYGYMREFPVEGFFRDVRLWTIASGTSEIMREIIAKRLPL
- a CDS encoding ABC transporter substrate-binding protein, with the protein product MRHPGAAVALVLVPLLLLATPAPAQDVVKIGQIEAQTGANAIYGWMSSQGAALAVDEINRAGGFTVGGKTYKIQLIALDTRGEPKEATVQLKRLIEVDGVKYIFGPFLSNVFLAIRPYAAEFNGKILMWGGATRIHDYVGTPGHEFLMRTWNWDAGPSGFGELMVDNLVKSTGAKKIAMLFQNDQGGKVLEDIYGPMFKKKGIDYRLEYFEPGTKDFSAVLAKIAVWKPDFLFPSYADSYLYDIVRQATEAGQLTRFFLVRGSLGPGLKNKDGIDEYMVYVPKYFEAAEKKDPKVARFVKAYKDFYRRDFPYDQAPLCSASCYDHVYMLVDAMKRAGTVDDPVAVKRELMRMVHDGLWNIRFDERGEAIFNFDVVRLRKGGTIEVSTISPK